A region of the Rouxiella sp. S1S-2 genome:
GATTATCAGCCCCATCGTTCCACCACCAAGCCGTACATGTTCCAACGGGAAGATGTCTTGAACGGTAAGTCACACCATCAAAACCTTTTTTCCCATTAGAAGCCCAATTCACAATCTGACGCGTTGTGGTTTGGTTATCACCTGTAACTTTATCTACTGTAATATGTAATAAAGGTAACAGGCGGTCCATGTCTACGGTCTTTGTTTCTCGGGTAGTTTCCAGTGTGCAAATATTTGCCCGTGATAGCTCATCTTCCCCAATACTGAATTTATTTGGTGTCTTTTGGTATTGACGCCCATAAGATTCAGCAATTGCAGTGACTGAATGATCTGCAGTGTAGCAAACACCGGTCCGACCTGAAGCATCATTGTAGCGCCCCATATCATCCTCTTCCCGAGGTTTACCATAATGCACCCCTGACTTTTGTGACTCGCGTTGCCAACGCGATTGTTTAGTCATCGGGCCACGGATGCATACAGGAATACGACCTTTGCCATGAAGAGCGTTTAGCTGTTCATCCAAATGCCCTCCTTCTTCATTGTTGTAGTAAGCCACTCAACACCTCTTTTATTAAAAACATTTATCATATGAACACCGATATGGTTGTCATGATAGAGAGTCCAGACCGTGCTTGCCCAGCCTGATATATGCCTAAAAGGCTGAAATATAATATGATAAACTGAGGCTTCTTCCCTACAAATATTGCAGGATTGGTATGTTTATTGTACGTAACATGTTAATTAATTTAATTAGTGCGATATGGTTCCCATTAATAATTACATACTACAGTATGAACATGTTCATATGGATTATACGAATAACACCATGAATTAGCTTTTGTTGAGCAACATATCATTAATGCACTATGCAAAACTAAAGCTGGTAGTTTACTCAATAGCTTTGCTCGTAGGCATTCTATCTCTAATACCACGTTTTACAGCTGGCAATAGGATTATGTAGATATAAAGATATTAGATGCTGAGTAATTGAAGTTGATAAAGTATTATGGGATTTGTTCAATATGCGAGCTAAAAATGCACTATGGCTGGTTTAAAATATAAACTTTGACGTTTGATTTTAATTATTAAAACTGTATTTTATAATGGTTAGCCTTGGTGGGTTGAAATATTTTTTTAAACATGATTTAGCTTTTTGGAATTGTTTACGAGTGGTTAATCTACTAGAGCAATTAAATTTTTCTACCTTTTCCCATATTATGCTCCATTAAATCCACCATAGCGCCTTTATGTGCCTCCACGTTTCTAAGATAGCGCATCAGTGTTTCTGGTTTTTTCCAGGTTCCTTCCTGCATTATTTGTGCTACTGCATATCCATTTTTGGCCATGTCCTGAGCTGCACCTACACGCGCACTGTGACCGGTCCAACCGCTATATCGCCCTTTATTGGCTTTGGAATAGAGTGAAGAACCGGCCGTTTTCCATGCTTGAGCAAAAATGGTCTCAATCGCGGGTGTGCTTATTGGGTTTACGGAAATGACAGTGGCCTGATTAGAGCGATGCACTGGGCAGAATAAAAATGCTTCTGATTCTGCCTGTAATCCGGCCATATTTATCCACTCTGTTAGGCGCCGGCTTGATGCAGCACTCAATGCTTTGACGAGTCCACCGGTCTGCACCACTGTTTTTGTCCAGGACACGTTAAGAATAATACGTCCATCTTCGGCACGGGATATGTCTGACACGCGTAAACGCGCCAACTCGCTGATGCGCAGCAGCGTACTGTACGCCACATGTAGAAAAGCCAGGTTTCGAACATCACGAAGTTGTATTGAATCTGACCATGTCTGATCCAGGACGAGCAAATCTGTTAGGCAAAATGGCAGTGCTTGTCCCGTACGCTCGCCTGCGACCACTGCTGACCTGTTAATTTTACGCAAGGTACGAAAAACAAGCGGTGAGGCATTAGGAGGAATAATTCCAGCGTGACGGTGTAACATTGAAATGAGAGAGGCGTGTGTTGCAATGGTGGTCGACGCACGGCCGCTTGCCTGCAAAAACGACAAGTAATCGCGCAAATCCGCAGATGACATGGGTAAA
Encoded here:
- a CDS encoding RES family NAD+ phosphorylase, with translation MAYYNNEEGGHLDEQLNALHGKGRIPVCIRGPMTKQSRWQRESQKSGVHYGKPREEDDMGRYNDASGRTGVCYTADHSVTAIAESYGRQYQKTPNKFSIGEDELSRANICTLETTRETKTVDMDRLLPLLHITVDKVTGDNQTTTRQIVNWASNGKKGFDGVTYRSRHLPVGTCTAWWWNDGADNPLATIEMVPVSKFKDRDTACFPAGWGYNDIEGVEIITETLDFKITPNNPD
- a CDS encoding tyrosine-type recombinase/integrase; translated protein: MTIPSTSGEFPMINALQPDLSARLREFVQDKDAFSPNTWRQLLSVMRISARWSQEHARSFLPMSSADLRDYLSFLQASGRASTTIATHASLISMLHRHAGIIPPNASPLVFRTLRKINRSAVVAGERTGQALPFCLTDLLVLDQTWSDSIQLRDVRNLAFLHVAYSTLLRISELARLRVSDISRAEDGRIILNVSWTKTVVQTGGLVKALSAASSRRLTEWINMAGLQAESEAFLFCPVHRSNQATVISVNPISTPAIETIFAQAWKTAGSSLYSKANKGRYSGWTGHSARVGAAQDMAKNGYAVAQIMQEGTWKKPETLMRYLRNVEAHKGAMVDLMEHNMGKGRKI